In Thermus hydrothermalis, a single genomic region encodes these proteins:
- a CDS encoding dipeptidase → MEPVMVDAHLDLAYNVRALGRDLTLPLEALRAEDPHPDTPLVTLPSLKEAGVAVAFATLFTDPREGGREDWLEEVYAQLALYEAWEERGLVRLLREGKDLALHLARYPEDGVLGLVLLLEGAHALETPEDLLPLRERGLRLLSLTWATQNPYAGGNAEEGPLTEQGRALLREMERLGVALDLSHLAEEAAWEALGAYGGPVCATHANCRALCPSPRHLSDALLRALGERGGVLGLVPFNAFLDPGWRRGMARLPLEAFLRHKAHAESLLGPKGVGLGTDWDGGFGLQATPLGLERHRDLRALGDAGFLGGNWLAWLATWF, encoded by the coding sequence ATGGAGCCCGTCATGGTGGACGCCCACCTGGACCTGGCCTACAACGTTCGGGCCCTGGGCCGGGACCTGACCCTTCCCCTCGAGGCCCTTCGGGCGGAAGACCCCCACCCCGACACCCCCCTGGTCACCCTCCCGAGCCTGAAGGAAGCGGGGGTGGCGGTGGCCTTTGCCACCCTCTTCACTGACCCTCGGGAAGGGGGAAGGGAGGACTGGCTGGAAGAGGTCTACGCCCAGCTCGCCCTCTACGAGGCTTGGGAGGAGCGGGGCCTGGTGCGCCTCCTGCGGGAGGGGAAAGACCTCGCCCTTCACCTCGCCCGCTACCCGGAAGACGGCGTCCTGGGGCTCGTCCTCCTCCTGGAGGGAGCCCACGCCCTGGAAACCCCCGAGGACCTCCTTCCCCTTAGGGAAAGGGGCCTAAGGCTCCTTTCCCTCACCTGGGCCACGCAGAACCCCTACGCCGGGGGGAACGCCGAGGAGGGGCCCCTCACGGAGCAGGGGAGGGCCCTCCTCCGGGAGATGGAGCGGCTTGGGGTGGCCCTGGACCTCTCCCACCTGGCGGAGGAGGCGGCCTGGGAGGCCCTTGGGGCCTATGGGGGGCCGGTCTGCGCCACCCACGCCAACTGCCGCGCCCTCTGCCCAAGCCCCCGGCACCTCTCCGATGCCCTTCTTCGGGCCTTAGGGGAAAGGGGCGGGGTCTTGGGCCTCGTGCCCTTCAACGCCTTCCTGGACCCGGGCTGGCGGCGGGGGATGGCAAGGCTTCCCCTGGAGGCCTTCCTCCGCCACAAGGCCCATGCGGAAAGCCTCCTCGGGCCCAAGGGCGTGGGCCTCGGCACGGACTGGGACGGAGGGTTTGGCCTTCAGGCCACCCCCCTCGGCCTGGAGCGCCACCGGGACCTCAGGGCCTTAGGGGATGCGGGCTTCTTGGGCGGGAACTGGCTGGCCTGGCTAGCTACCTGGTTCTAG
- the truD gene encoding tRNA pseudouridine(13) synthase TruD, whose translation MDLVYRPERYPFLTQDLPGVGGAIRVEPQDFQVEEVPAYLPQGEGEHLYLFLEKEGRTTREVLEFLRDEVGVPEKEIGVAGLKDKRARTRQWFSIPRKYEDALCLLENLEGVRLLAADLHTNKLRTGHLKGNRFRILIRGAKERERAEAILRLLEEKGVPNYYGPQRFGLGGLNPVRGYELVKKGKGRGSPWLKRFLIGSLQSLLFNEWVALRMERGLYDRVIPGDWAKKHATGGEFLVERPEEAERALRLEISATGPLFGKKYPEAQGEARALEDEILARFDLRREEFRARRGARRPIRVPLADWRLEESPEGLWLAFFLPKGSYATSLLREVMKVEVDAPEENEGEELPPPQDLPA comes from the coding sequence ATGGACCTCGTTTATCGGCCCGAGCGCTACCCTTTCCTCACCCAGGACCTCCCCGGGGTAGGGGGGGCCATCCGGGTGGAGCCCCAGGACTTCCAGGTGGAGGAGGTGCCCGCCTACCTGCCCCAAGGGGAAGGGGAGCACCTCTACCTCTTTCTGGAAAAGGAAGGCCGCACCACCCGGGAGGTCTTGGAGTTTCTGCGGGACGAGGTGGGGGTGCCAGAGAAGGAGATCGGGGTGGCGGGGCTAAAGGACAAGCGCGCCCGCACCCGGCAGTGGTTCTCCATCCCCAGGAAGTACGAGGACGCCCTCTGCCTCCTGGAAAACCTCGAGGGGGTGAGGCTCCTCGCCGCCGACCTCCACACCAACAAGCTCCGCACGGGCCACCTCAAGGGCAACCGCTTCCGGATCCTCATCCGGGGGGCCAAGGAGCGGGAAAGGGCCGAGGCCATCCTGCGCCTCTTGGAGGAAAAGGGGGTCCCCAACTACTACGGGCCCCAGCGCTTCGGCCTCGGCGGGCTTAATCCGGTGAGGGGCTACGAGCTCGTGAAAAAGGGCAAGGGGCGGGGAAGCCCCTGGCTTAAGCGCTTCCTCATCGGCAGCCTGCAAAGCCTCCTCTTCAACGAGTGGGTGGCCCTGAGGATGGAGCGGGGGCTTTACGACCGGGTCATCCCCGGGGACTGGGCCAAGAAGCACGCCACGGGGGGGGAGTTTTTGGTGGAAAGGCCGGAGGAGGCGGAAAGGGCCCTGAGGCTAGAGATCAGCGCCACGGGGCCCCTCTTCGGCAAGAAGTACCCGGAGGCCCAAGGGGAAGCCCGGGCCTTGGAGGACGAGATCCTGGCCCGCTTTGACCTGAGGCGGGAGGAGTTCAGGGCCCGCCGGGGGGCCAGGCGGCCCATCCGGGTACCCCTTGCGGACTGGCGCCTCGAGGAAAGCCCGGAAGGCCTTTGGCTCGCCTTCTTCCTCCCCAAGGGGAGCTACGCCACAAGCCTCCTAAGGGAGGTGATGAAGGTGGAGGTGGACGCCCCAGAAGAGAACGAGGGGGAGGAACTCCCTCCCCCTCAGGACCTTCCCGCCTAG
- a CDS encoding alpha/beta fold hydrolase, with product MRRRGYLHLYGLPLVFERVGKGPPVLLLAEEASRWPEDLPEGYTFYLLDLPGHGRTGGPPMAPEELAEYVVGFLVMLNLGSPPILTRGLGEAVGRVLAERGYRVFPGGNLTTTLSKAFSVL from the coding sequence ATGAGGCGGAGGGGCTACCTGCACCTTTACGGGCTTCCCCTGGTCTTTGAGCGGGTGGGGAAGGGTCCGCCCGTCCTCCTCCTCGCCGAGGAGGCCTCCCGCTGGCCCGAGGACCTCCCCGAGGGGTACACCTTCTACCTCCTGGACCTCCCGGGCCACGGGCGCACGGGAGGCCCCCCCATGGCTCCGGAGGAGCTCGCCGAGTACGTGGTGGGCTTCCTGGTCATGCTCAACCTGGGCTCGCCCCCCATCCTCACCCGGGGCTTGGGGGAGGCGGTGGGGAGGGTGCTCGCCGAGCGGGGCTATCGGGTGTTCCCTGGGGGTAATCTCACAACAACCTTGTCAAAAGCGTTTAGCGTTTTGTAG
- a CDS encoding M3 family oligoendopeptidase encodes MEWDLSDLYSGPEDPGIMADLEAALALAAGLNPEDLSFPEKAPSLFRRYEEALEKAYKPLNFASLYFATRTQDPAAKALLDRVRNRFTEVRNRLVPLEVALRRLPEEAFEALLDHPGLADLRHFLLRQRAYAPHTLSEREEELLNLKALVGRSAWSQFYTEYTGRFRFSLRGKELTEMEVRALRRDPDPEVRREAHRALYGKLLAEAPTLSAVFNAVYLDYLQELRLRGYRHPLEPVALRDEVEVKDIEALLAATEAHYPLVEAYYRFKAKRLGLERTPSQDLLAPLGEKPKVPFGEAKELVLEAFRRFSPEMEAIAREFFEKRWIDVYPRPGKRGGAFCSGGLPSTHPYVLLNHTDDLDSAHTLAHELGHGVHFYLARGQRLLNFGASTPLAETASVFAELLLDDLLMERLSGEEKTLLLAERLEDAINTLFRQVMYTFFERKSLEARQEAALSPEAFHEVWQREQERLYGDAVAWTELDRAAWAGIPHFVHYRFYTYSYALGYLVVLALYGRYLEEGKAFVPKYLEVLKAGESQSPKEILRQAGVELASEEFFRYGFGVLEAWLKALS; translated from the coding sequence GTGGAATGGGACCTTTCCGACCTCTATAGCGGCCCCGAGGATCCGGGGATCATGGCGGACCTCGAGGCCGCCCTCGCCCTGGCGGCAGGCCTAAACCCCGAGGACCTCTCCTTTCCCGAAAAGGCCCCAAGCCTCTTCCGCCGCTACGAGGAGGCCCTGGAGAAGGCCTACAAGCCCCTCAACTTCGCTAGCCTCTACTTCGCCACCCGGACCCAGGACCCCGCGGCCAAGGCCCTCCTGGACCGGGTGCGGAACCGCTTCACCGAGGTGCGAAACCGCCTCGTGCCCCTGGAGGTGGCCCTGAGGCGGCTTCCGGAGGAGGCCTTTGAGGCCCTGCTAGACCACCCAGGGCTCGCCGACCTCCGCCACTTCCTCCTGAGGCAGCGGGCCTACGCCCCCCACACCCTTTCGGAGAGGGAGGAGGAGCTTTTGAACCTGAAGGCCCTGGTGGGCAGGAGCGCCTGGAGCCAGTTCTACACGGAGTACACGGGCCGCTTCCGCTTCTCCCTAAGGGGCAAGGAGCTCACGGAGATGGAGGTGCGCGCCCTCCGCCGCGACCCCGACCCCGAGGTGCGGCGGGAGGCCCACCGGGCGCTTTACGGGAAGCTCTTGGCCGAGGCCCCCACCCTGAGCGCCGTCTTTAACGCGGTTTATCTGGACTATCTCCAGGAGCTAAGGCTAAGGGGCTACCGCCACCCCTTGGAGCCCGTGGCCCTAAGGGACGAGGTGGAGGTTAAGGACATTGAGGCCCTCCTCGCCGCCACGGAGGCTCACTACCCCTTGGTGGAGGCCTACTACCGCTTCAAGGCCAAAAGGCTCGGCCTGGAGAGGACGCCAAGCCAAGACCTCCTCGCCCCCCTGGGGGAGAAGCCCAAGGTGCCCTTCGGGGAGGCGAAGGAGCTGGTCCTCGAGGCCTTCCGCCGCTTCTCCCCGGAGATGGAGGCCATCGCCCGGGAGTTCTTTGAAAAGCGCTGGATTGACGTCTACCCCAGGCCCGGCAAGCGGGGCGGGGCCTTCTGCTCCGGGGGGCTTCCCTCCACCCACCCCTACGTCCTCCTCAACCACACGGACGACCTGGATAGCGCCCACACCCTAGCCCACGAGCTCGGGCACGGGGTGCACTTCTACCTGGCCCGGGGGCAACGCCTCCTCAACTTCGGGGCCTCCACCCCCCTGGCGGAAACCGCCAGCGTCTTCGCCGAGCTCCTCCTGGACGACCTCCTCATGGAAAGGCTTTCCGGGGAGGAAAAAACCCTCCTCCTGGCCGAGCGGCTGGAGGACGCCATCAACACCCTCTTCCGCCAGGTGATGTACACCTTCTTTGAAAGGAAGAGCCTCGAGGCCCGCCAAGAAGCCGCCCTCTCCCCGGAGGCCTTCCACGAGGTCTGGCAACGGGAGCAGGAAAGGCTTTACGGGGACGCCGTGGCCTGGACGGAGCTGGACCGGGCGGCCTGGGCGGGCATCCCCCACTTCGTCCACTACCGCTTCTACACCTACAGCTACGCCCTCGGGTACCTGGTGGTCCTCGCCCTGTACGGGCGCTACCTGGAGGAGGGGAAGGCCTTCGTGCCCAAGTACCTGGAGGTCCTCAAGGCCGGGGAGAGCCAAAGCCCCAAGGAGATCCTCCGGCAAGCGGGGGTAGAGCTCGCCTCGGAGGAGTTCTTCCGCTACGGCTTCGGGGTCCTGGAGGCTTGGCTAAAGGCCCTCTCCTAG
- a CDS encoding arginine--tRNA ligase — protein MVRRALEEAIHEALKEMGLDLRLKVARAPKDKPGDYGVPLFALAKELKKPPQAIAEELQGRLKLPPFVEEAIPVGGYLNFRLRTEDLLKEALKEKRPFPKREGLVLIEHTSVNPNKELHVGHLRNIALGDALARILAFAGREVLVLNYIDDTGRQAAETLFALRHYGLTWDGKEKYDHFAGRAYVRLHQDPEYEKLQPGIEEVLHALERGELREEVNRILLAQLATMRALNAHYDLLVWESDIVRAGLLGKALALLEGSPYVFRPQEGKYAGALVMDASPFIPGLEDPYFVLVRSGGAATYYAKDIAFQFWKMGLLEGLRFRPYENPFYPGLRTSAPEGEAYTPRARETINVIDVRQSHPQALVRAALALVGHPELAQGAFHLAYETVLLEGKQMSGRKGVAVSVDEVLEEAKRRALAIIEEKNPEHPAKEEAAGMVALGAIRFAMVKTEPKKQIDFRYSEALSFDGDTGPYIQYAHARAHSILRKAEAWGEPDLAQATPYERALALSLLDFEEAVLEAAEEKTPHVLAQYLLDLSAAWNAYYNAKEGGKAATPVLTAPKGLRELRLGLVLRLQETLRAGLGLLGIPAPEVM, from the coding sequence ATGGTGCGCCGCGCCCTGGAAGAGGCCATTCACGAAGCCCTGAAGGAGATGGGCCTGGACCTGAGGCTCAAGGTGGCCCGGGCCCCCAAGGACAAGCCCGGGGACTACGGGGTCCCCCTCTTCGCCCTGGCCAAGGAGCTCAAGAAGCCCCCCCAGGCCATCGCCGAGGAGCTCCAAGGACGCCTGAAGCTTCCCCCCTTCGTGGAGGAGGCCATCCCCGTGGGGGGGTACCTGAACTTCCGCCTGCGCACGGAGGACCTCCTGAAGGAAGCCCTAAAGGAGAAACGGCCCTTCCCCAAGAGGGAGGGCCTGGTGCTCATTGAGCACACCTCCGTGAACCCCAACAAGGAGCTCCACGTGGGCCACCTGAGGAACATCGCCCTAGGGGACGCCTTGGCCCGCATCCTGGCCTTCGCCGGGCGGGAGGTCCTGGTCCTCAACTACATTGACGACACCGGGCGCCAAGCGGCGGAAACCCTCTTCGCCCTCAGGCACTACGGCCTCACCTGGGACGGGAAGGAGAAGTACGACCACTTCGCCGGCAGGGCCTACGTGCGCCTCCACCAAGACCCCGAGTACGAAAAGCTCCAGCCCGGCATAGAAGAGGTCCTCCACGCCCTGGAGCGGGGGGAACTGAGGGAAGAGGTGAACCGCATCCTCCTGGCCCAGCTCGCCACCATGCGCGCCCTGAACGCCCACTACGACCTCCTGGTCTGGGAGTCGGACATCGTGCGGGCGGGGCTTTTGGGCAAGGCCTTGGCCCTTTTGGAAGGGAGCCCTTACGTTTTCCGCCCCCAGGAGGGGAAGTACGCCGGGGCCCTGGTCATGGACGCCAGCCCCTTCATCCCGGGCCTCGAGGACCCCTACTTCGTCCTGGTGCGCTCCGGGGGCGCCGCCACCTACTACGCCAAGGACATCGCCTTCCAGTTTTGGAAGATGGGGCTTCTGGAGGGCCTTCGCTTCCGCCCCTACGAGAACCCCTTCTACCCCGGCCTGAGGACGAGCGCCCCCGAGGGGGAGGCCTACACCCCCAGGGCCCGGGAGACCATCAACGTCATTGACGTCCGCCAAAGCCACCCCCAGGCCCTGGTGCGGGCCGCCTTGGCCCTGGTGGGCCACCCCGAGCTCGCCCAAGGGGCTTTCCACCTGGCGTATGAAACGGTGCTCCTGGAGGGCAAGCAGATGTCGGGAAGGAAGGGCGTGGCGGTGAGCGTGGACGAGGTGCTGGAGGAGGCGAAGCGCAGGGCCTTAGCCATCATTGAGGAGAAAAACCCCGAGCACCCCGCCAAGGAGGAGGCGGCGGGAATGGTGGCCCTCGGGGCCATCCGCTTCGCCATGGTGAAGACGGAGCCCAAGAAGCAGATTGACTTCCGCTACAGCGAAGCCCTCTCCTTTGACGGGGACACGGGGCCCTACATCCAGTACGCCCACGCCCGGGCCCACAGCATCCTGCGCAAGGCGGAGGCGTGGGGCGAGCCGGACCTCGCCCAGGCCACCCCCTACGAACGGGCCCTGGCCCTAAGCCTTTTGGACTTTGAGGAGGCGGTCTTGGAGGCGGCGGAGGAGAAGACCCCCCACGTCCTCGCCCAGTACCTCCTGGACCTCTCGGCGGCCTGGAACGCCTACTACAACGCCAAGGAAGGGGGCAAGGCCGCCACCCCCGTCCTCACCGCCCCCAAGGGCCTGAGGGAGCTCCGCCTCGGCCTGGTCCTCCGCCTCCAGGAAACCCTAAGGGCGGGCCTGGGCCTCCTCGGCATCCCCGCCCCCGAGGTAATGTAA
- a CDS encoding S1C family serine protease gives MRLALLALLLFTAFGQRLTSPEEVARSQVIKKALPAVVRIQGTPTAPGEDQVVGTGFFVSPFRVVTNYHVVQDLQDLTVRLTDGRTFPAERFAVDPGIDLALLTVKGVQAPGVLSFSKTPTASLPLGMGVVLVGFPYGQGPLASYGILSGIGPLEVPTPDPSLGAEVGEYLFTDAPLTVGNSGSPLLNLQGEVVGVVADVVGGPSGVGGIGVAIPAELAAQSVQDLERFGIPQRGWLGASLVSLDELPPVLLRAVGLTTTQGAMVDRVEPGSPAARAGLRGAQRDAQGRLLALGDVILAVNGKAVKDKAEVVRLIARFRPGDRVRLTLWREGRRLEATLTMVARPRR, from the coding sequence ATGCGCCTCGCCCTCCTGGCCCTCCTCCTCTTCACCGCCTTCGGCCAACGCCTCACCTCCCCCGAGGAGGTGGCGCGAAGCCAGGTGATCAAGAAGGCCCTGCCGGCCGTGGTCCGCATCCAGGGCACCCCCACCGCCCCCGGGGAGGACCAGGTGGTGGGCACGGGCTTCTTCGTGAGCCCCTTCCGGGTGGTGACCAACTACCACGTGGTCCAGGACCTCCAAGACCTCACCGTGCGCCTCACGGACGGGCGCACCTTCCCGGCGGAGCGCTTCGCCGTGGACCCGGGGATTGACCTGGCCCTCCTCACGGTGAAAGGGGTCCAGGCCCCAGGGGTCCTCTCCTTTAGCAAAACGCCCACGGCGAGCCTTCCCTTGGGGATGGGGGTGGTGTTGGTGGGCTTCCCCTATGGCCAGGGGCCCCTGGCCTCCTACGGGATCCTCTCGGGAATTGGCCCCCTCGAGGTCCCCACCCCCGACCCGAGCCTCGGGGCCGAGGTGGGGGAGTACCTCTTCACGGACGCCCCCCTCACCGTGGGCAACTCGGGAAGCCCCCTTCTGAACCTCCAGGGGGAGGTGGTGGGGGTGGTGGCGGACGTGGTGGGGGGGCCATCCGGGGTGGGGGGGATCGGGGTGGCCATCCCGGCGGAGCTCGCCGCCCAGAGCGTCCAGGACCTGGAGCGCTTCGGCATCCCGCAAAGGGGGTGGCTCGGGGCGAGCCTGGTGAGCCTGGACGAGCTTCCCCCCGTGCTCCTTAGGGCGGTGGGCCTCACCACCACCCAAGGGGCCATGGTGGACCGGGTGGAGCCGGGAAGCCCCGCCGCCCGGGCGGGCCTCCGGGGAGCCCAGCGGGACGCCCAAGGAAGGCTTTTGGCCCTGGGGGACGTGATCCTGGCGGTGAACGGCAAGGCGGTGAAGGACAAGGCGGAGGTGGTGCGGCTCATCGCCCGCTTCCGCCCCGGGGACCGGGTGCGCCTCACCCTTTGGCGGGAGGGGCGGCGCCTCGAGGCCACCCTCACCATGGTGGCCCGGCCCAGGAGGTGA
- a CDS encoding alpha/beta fold hydrolase, producing MGEVRLFPGLLSPPAGLDFLRLPAEEGLHLVAFGEGALEALRVAFQEEAKSLVLLSPILRRDALLTAKLKALRFGLERGGVEGFATIGRALFFGPLAAGSEEVFQVWREGLSEEGVRAWLERLEGLGDERRWLRGTKARVLVVQGALDAFTPPHHGQEVADFAKGEALRFSVEEAGHLVPWEALEEVRSLVADFLLGESFRLPGGLAL from the coding sequence GTGGGCGAGGTGCGGCTCTTTCCCGGCCTTCTCTCCCCCCCGGCGGGGCTGGACTTCCTCAGGCTTCCGGCGGAGGAGGGGCTTCACCTGGTGGCCTTCGGGGAGGGGGCCCTCGAGGCCTTGCGGGTGGCCTTCCAGGAGGAGGCCAAGAGCCTCGTGCTCCTTTCCCCCATCCTCCGGCGGGATGCCCTTCTCACCGCCAAGCTGAAGGCCCTTCGCTTCGGCCTGGAAAGGGGCGGGGTGGAGGGGTTTGCCACCATCGGGCGGGCTCTTTTCTTTGGCCCCCTGGCGGCGGGAAGCGAGGAGGTCTTCCAGGTGTGGCGGGAGGGCCTGAGCGAGGAGGGGGTGCGGGCCTGGCTGGAGCGGCTGGAGGGCCTTGGGGACGAAAGGCGCTGGCTCAGGGGCACGAAGGCCCGGGTCCTGGTGGTCCAAGGCGCCCTGGACGCCTTCACCCCGCCCCACCACGGCCAGGAGGTGGCGGACTTCGCCAAGGGGGAGGCTTTGCGCTTCAGCGTGGAGGAAGCGGGCCACCTGGTGCCTTGGGAGGCCCTGGAGGAGGTGCGCTCCTTGGTGGCGGACTTCCTCCTTGGGGAAAGCTTCCGGCTTCCCGGGGGGCTTGCCCTATGA
- a CDS encoding PaaI family thioesterase yields MELPAFLQRETLDQTLGVRYLKLTPEEVVAELAVTPKVHQPFGFLHGGATVALAESVASVGGFLNCPPGHAAFGLEINCNHIRKKQSGVIRAVGRPLHVGRTTQVWEVKVYDEEERLVAASRCTLAVVPLEPGS; encoded by the coding sequence ATGGAGCTTCCCGCCTTCTTGCAGAGGGAAACCCTGGACCAAACCCTCGGGGTGCGCTACCTGAAGCTCACCCCCGAGGAGGTGGTGGCGGAGCTGGCGGTGACCCCCAAGGTCCACCAGCCCTTTGGCTTCCTCCACGGGGGAGCCACGGTGGCCCTGGCGGAAAGCGTGGCCAGCGTGGGGGGGTTCCTCAACTGCCCCCCAGGGCACGCCGCCTTCGGCCTGGAGATCAACTGCAACCACATCCGCAAGAAGCAAAGCGGGGTGATCCGGGCCGTGGGCCGGCCCCTGCACGTGGGCCGCACCACCCAGGTCTGGGAGGTGAAGGTTTACGACGAGGAGGAGCGCTTAGTCGCCGCAAGCCGGTGCACCCTGGCGGTGGTGCCCCTAGAACCAGGTAGCTAG
- the uvrC gene encoding excinuclease ABC subunit UvrC, with amino-acid sequence MGFVRPEELPPLPEAPGVYLWKRGDEVLYVGKAKSLRGRVRSYFHAEGKAQRIAQEATALEFIATRDEVEALLLEANLIKAHRPPYNVLLKDDKHYPFLKLTREPFPTLLVVRRVEEDGAKYFGPFPEAGALRRIKTLIDRLFPLRKNSGYPMRRRRYPCLNHSMGRCLAPCVGKADLEAYREVVRQVEAVLEGKVDWLLARLEAQMREAAQKLEFERAAEIRDQIEALRAFFATSQQAFDPELGDLDFLGLARAGALAVVQLFQVRGGRVLGRISRVVEKEEATDEEILWAFLRDHYLTASPLPPLVLLPFPLEDLSGLEALLRRRAGRKVEVRVPQRGEKARLLEFAERNARLTLETELKARERRGDHPALKALQDLLALPTRPFRIEAYDVSHLQGQARIFSLAVFEGGKPKRQEYRRMRLRAGNDDYQAMEEGVYRRYTGSLKEMPLPDLLLIDGGLGQVRAAERALERAGLSLPLVGLAKREEVLVTPEGREIRLPLTHPALRLLIHLRDEAHQNGLKQHQKERSRELLRVLEGIPGIGEARRRALLERYGGLRALREAPLEELARLPGMNRKAAEALKAALGEAHPDRA; translated from the coding sequence ATGGGATTTGTGCGGCCCGAGGAACTTCCCCCCCTTCCCGAAGCCCCCGGGGTCTACCTCTGGAAGCGGGGGGACGAGGTGCTCTATGTGGGCAAGGCCAAGAGCTTGAGGGGCCGGGTCAGAAGCTACTTCCACGCCGAGGGCAAGGCCCAGCGCATCGCCCAGGAGGCCACGGCCCTGGAGTTCATCGCCACCCGGGACGAGGTGGAGGCCCTTCTCCTCGAGGCCAACCTCATCAAGGCCCACCGCCCCCCCTACAACGTCCTCCTCAAGGACGACAAGCACTACCCCTTCCTCAAGCTCACCCGCGAGCCCTTCCCCACCCTCCTGGTGGTGCGGCGGGTGGAGGAGGACGGGGCCAAGTACTTTGGGCCCTTCCCCGAGGCGGGGGCCCTAAGGCGCATCAAGACCCTCATTGACCGCCTCTTCCCCTTGCGCAAGAACTCGGGCTACCCCATGCGGCGGAGGCGCTACCCCTGCTTGAACCACAGCATGGGGCGTTGCCTCGCCCCTTGCGTGGGCAAGGCGGACCTCGAGGCCTACCGGGAGGTGGTGCGCCAGGTGGAGGCGGTTTTAGAGGGGAAGGTGGACTGGCTTTTGGCCCGCCTCGAGGCCCAGATGCGGGAGGCGGCCCAAAAGCTAGAGTTTGAGCGGGCGGCGGAGATCCGGGACCAGATAGAGGCCCTAAGGGCCTTCTTCGCCACGAGCCAGCAGGCCTTTGACCCGGAGCTTGGGGATTTGGACTTCCTGGGCCTGGCCCGGGCGGGGGCCCTGGCCGTGGTACAGCTTTTCCAGGTGAGGGGGGGGAGGGTCTTGGGCCGCATCAGCCGGGTGGTGGAGAAGGAGGAGGCCACGGACGAGGAGATCCTCTGGGCCTTCCTCCGGGACCACTACCTCACCGCTTCCCCCCTCCCCCCCCTCGTCCTCCTCCCCTTTCCCTTGGAGGACCTCTCCGGGCTGGAAGCCCTCCTCCGCCGCCGGGCCGGCCGGAAGGTGGAGGTCCGGGTGCCCCAGCGGGGGGAGAAGGCGAGGCTGTTGGAGTTCGCCGAAAGGAACGCCCGCCTCACCCTGGAAACCGAGCTCAAGGCCCGGGAGCGCCGGGGAGACCACCCCGCCCTGAAGGCCCTCCAGGACCTCCTCGCCCTGCCCACCCGCCCCTTCCGCATAGAGGCCTACGACGTGAGCCACCTCCAGGGCCAGGCCCGCATCTTCTCCCTGGCGGTCTTTGAAGGGGGCAAGCCCAAGCGCCAGGAGTACCGCCGCATGCGCCTAAGGGCGGGGAACGACGACTACCAGGCCATGGAGGAAGGCGTCTACCGCCGCTACACGGGAAGCCTGAAGGAGATGCCCCTCCCCGACCTCCTCCTCATAGACGGGGGCCTGGGCCAGGTGCGGGCGGCAGAGCGGGCCTTGGAAAGGGCGGGGCTCAGCCTCCCCCTGGTGGGGCTTGCCAAGAGGGAGGAGGTCCTCGTGACCCCTGAAGGGCGGGAGATCCGCCTCCCCCTCACCCACCCCGCCCTCAGGCTCCTCATCCACCTACGGGACGAGGCCCACCAAAACGGCCTTAAGCAGCACCAGAAGGAGCGGAGCCGGGAGCTTCTTAGGGTGCTGGAGGGGATCCCCGGCATCGGGGAGGCGAGGCGGCGGGCGCTCTTGGAGCGCTACGGGGGGCTTAGGGCCCTACGGGAAGCCCCCCTAGAGGAGCTCGCCCGCCTGCCGGGGATGAACCGGAAGGCGGCGGAGGCCCTCAAGGCCGCCCTAGGGGAAGCGCACCCGGACCGGGCGTAG